From the Lactuca sativa cultivar Salinas chromosome 9, Lsat_Salinas_v11, whole genome shotgun sequence genome, the window CACCATATATTGCTTATAAGTTTGGTACTATATATTTATGTGGGCTGGCAAGACAACCCTTTAAAACCCCTCCGCAAACACAAACAAGAACGTCAAAGAAACAACCCCATCTCATGGAGCAAACTTTATTCTACACAAAAACTACTCCAATGTCTAGATGTTGCTCTAATCTTCCTGATCAAGAAATCTTGATCAAAGAGTCGTCGAACAAGCAAAAAGGCTCAAGCTTTTCTTCACAAAAGAGAAACCCTATCCCTAGTCCTAATTTGAATAATAAAGCGTCCATGCCAACTTTTGGATTTGGAAacgatgaagatgatgatattGAAGATGAAGAGAGTGACTTCAAGATGGGGAGGTTGATTAGGCAAGCGTCTCTAAACTCCTCTGATATGGATTCTCATCAACAAAAAACTAAGGTACATATCATCCTAAAATACTTCTTAGTGGTATTGTGCTGTTAATATTCATAACAGTTATGGGTGAATACAAGGTCTGCTGAGTATGAACGTATATAACTTAAAAAGTACATATGTTTAATGTTAAAAAAGATGTTATTCAAGCGTATTCGGATTTGGCATTTAGTTAATATCACACTGTTTTACTCATAGTTAAAGTGATACCGATTGCAGGTTATGAAAGGAAGCTCGAGTTTACCACGGTATTTGTCACTAAATCCGGAAAGAAATCAAGAAAAGATTAGTAGCATGAGGAAATTCGAAAGCATGAAAGAGAGGAATAGAAGTAAGAACTCCATGAAAATAGTGAAGAACAATGGTGGAGCACCAACAATTCCAGGAGGATGGGTTGACAAGGGGTCATCAGAAGATATGAAGGCACAAATCAAATTCTGGGCCAGAGCAGTTGCTTTCAATGTGCATCAAGAATGTTAAACCGATAAGAGCAAATACTATACCAAACATGTTGATAATTATACGTTTGATCGGGTTAACTCATGATACGATGCTAACAGAGTACTTTTTGTTGTGAATTATGGGATTTTAATTAActtattgaatataataatttaatttgtGTTTTAagattttttctaatttttagtGATTAAATTTGACAGATTTGTTTTTAGGGATAATCAAATGACCGATAATATAAATTAAAGACCCAAGTTTAGGGCGGATCTACTAAGGAGTAGGGGTAGCCCGTACGACTCTTCGTTTGGATGGACAGTTCGACCCGATCCAATCCAATCCAGTGAattcaaattgatttcggttttcaaacataaatctaaataatccaaactaaattcaaatgaGATCATAACCAACCAAATTGATGGACAGTTCAACCCGATCTACTAAGGAGTCGGGGTAGCCCGTACGACTGCTCGTTTGGATGGACAGTTCGACCCGATCCAATCCAATCCAGTGAattcaaattgatttcggttttcaaacaTAAATCTAAATAATCCAAACTAAATTTAAATGAGATCATAACCATCCAAATTATAATTTGGTTGAATATGTTTTTACAATTCGTTTTTTTAAGATGGATGACAATCTAAACAAATTAATTTGTTTTGTTGGGAATTAAAATTATGAACAACtatttaaaaatgtattaaaatcaattattttataaaaaaaaaacttttgagaagtatatattataatattttgttGGATAATACTTTTAAATTTATCTAAAAATAGAGTTtagtaaattaataaataattaaaagatgtatgtgaaaataatatatatatatatatatatatatatatatatatataagtaaataatAAAGTCTTATTC encodes:
- the LOC111916895 gene encoding uncharacterized protein LOC111916895, with the protein product MEQTLFYTKTTPMSRCCSNLPDQEILIKESSNKQKGSSFSSQKRNPIPSPNLNNKASMPTFGFGNDEDDDIEDEESDFKMGRLIRQASLNSSDMDSHQQKTKVMKGSSSLPRYLSLNPERNQEKISSMRKFESMKERNRSKNSMKIVKNNGGAPTIPGGWVDKGSSEDMKAQIKFWARAVAFNVHQEC